In one window of Burkholderia sp. NRF60-BP8 DNA:
- a CDS encoding GFA family protein, giving the protein MTRTFSARCLCGAVTVTLCGEPAARANCHCATCRDFYGTPMLSATAWPPEQVTIDGGHATFPHPSKSMSRAWCASCGEIVFGTNRLGMRVVPNSLSARAHGGQLPGDLQPTMHLFYRQRVIDVVDALPKYVDGWDGPTFDPTN; this is encoded by the coding sequence CTGTGCGGCGCCGTGACCGTCACGCTGTGCGGCGAGCCGGCGGCGCGTGCGAATTGCCATTGCGCGACCTGCCGCGATTTCTATGGCACGCCGATGCTGTCCGCAACCGCATGGCCGCCGGAGCAGGTGACGATCGACGGCGGCCACGCGACGTTCCCGCATCCGTCGAAGTCGATGTCGCGCGCGTGGTGCGCGTCGTGCGGCGAGATCGTGTTCGGGACGAACCGGCTCGGCATGCGCGTCGTGCCGAACAGCCTGAGTGCGCGTGCGCATGGCGGGCAATTGCCCGGCGACCTGCAGCCGACGATGCACCTGTTCTACCGGCAACGCGTGATCGACGTCGTCGATGCCCTGCCGAAATACGTCGACGGCTGGGACGGCCCGACGTTCGACCCGACGAACTGA